Proteins from one Nerophis lumbriciformis linkage group LG08, RoL_Nlum_v2.1, whole genome shotgun sequence genomic window:
- the kif26ab gene encoding kinesin-like protein KIF26A isoform X3, translating to MMDWKELAAQKLNLSTKRKKHQPIPLHPQEPSIYPTNFSGILQVSPPPAPPCLLRAVSKVKENPGMGKVKVMMRICPSLEATDSSESLSFLKVDSRKKQVTLYDPASSPPHSSSGHRRSATVAVPKIFAFDAVFTQDASQAEVCSGTVAEVIQSVANGADGCIFCFGQVKLGKTYTMIGKDSSTQTLGVVPCAISWLFKLISERQEKTGARFSVRVSAVEIFGKDEELKDLLSEVSTGNLQEGQSPGIHLREDPICGTQLQNQSELHAPTAEKAAFFLDAALSARSTSRPDADEEERRNSHMLFTLHIYQYRMEKTGKGGMSGGRSRLHLIDLGSCEKVLSKSRDAGGGACLSLNALGNVIMALVNGAKHVPYRDSKLTMLLRESLGNINCRTTMIAHISDSPVYYADSLTTIQLASRIHRMRKKKTKYASSSSGGESSCEEGRIRRPPHLRPFHPRTVALDPDLPSMLSDPDYSSSSEQSCDTVIYVGPGGAAISDRELSDNEGPPAFVPIIPSLNKKRMAKDGPFNRDHFFKCNTFAELQERLECIDGSEEPAAFVGEGKQGQASPKTEKSTDSGNVVSPKTIASTACNQDGISPKQSAKSVAVQPICSPGTKSKLDISTRQHAERKPSDCIPNMCRTSADGERNSLSENMSADKFPTAATTDPEPVVREKVYYNKNASSKENVEKEKKSNTRMPPIGMSHQAVKSRDPCSSPILRAPVEVCQVRSTLQERCFDRDILRATVTLQQPVELNGEDELVFTLVEELSIGSIVDRDRPSSIISFNSDCSLQALASGSRPVSIISSINDEFDAYTSSVGRSEVNIALVTPPLEGVNVDSRGSSISSWLSEVSVCTLESEGAQSSDVFLPPGKSMGPEATINVDSLDVFHCVSSPRDAKNSLNDSGFSFSEQDSDSVASSKLSLTKCPPSPDSTKGSLRFPSKIAKAHSLSSSFPQSPSIVHSSLPRKVKPTSSISSSSSSSSNRDPPRQEAKQESLWHRADNHPQFQLSDSNNTSRFVRNPSSGISSSKISSNCNSAPRPLKVHGSTSSQRVVDGCEKSTSKKSDPPSRMPQLRRGATTLGTVPVIHSSMDYKGTQDVAEATSLKFSSLGKNSKANSQKSSNLPRPGYTSPPLPPVRKSSLDQKTKILLPQSALKSAYGETAKSFGARVAVSEDEIEVRHRVDSTSLKTSSLKGEHNVRVASSMKPRGTRGEAGHHYGSQMSLERCESLSLPSPRLGLSRENSGASLGNSSSKVGKSIPRFGIPNSSSSPIATCPSSPGGGTISKIGQVKTSGNPRVFGAINSNKARSLSANSSKGLSSSTKSLTTAGTRNMNANLPPSGRTSAPRAAAAVSNKPGRGTIMGTKQAIRAANSRVSELATGSIPGKHVRGSGDSDSGNDSGVNVGDDKSPVAMLPSPYSKITAPRRPQRYSSGHGSDNSSVLSGELPPAMGRTALFYHSGGSSGYESMIRDSEATGSASSAHDSMSESGVSSSGRNRSSKYPKKRATGFQRRRLIPAPLPDTSSLGKKAGTAGQWVDLPPMSGTLKEPFEIKVYEIDDVERLQRRRQEQAIEQPFQDVDKGLLYFNNKLKMLERRQQQVKELKSKHEVLMEELEDTKARLMMDPSKWTGEFDVDQNLDNDSPEYLEVLARVTDDLEFCVNLCKSRVMMVTCFDISSTPGAVAQEGPREVEV from the exons gtaaaagtgatgatGCGTATTTGCCCGTCTTTGGAGGCTACGGACTCGTCAGAGTCTCTGTCCTTCTTGAAAGTGGACAGCAGGAAGAAACAGGTCACCCTCTACGACCCTGCATCCAGCCCGCCGCACTCCAGTTCAGGACACAGACGCTCCGCCACCGTTGCCGTCCCAAAGATATTCGCCTTTGATGCTGTTTTTACCCAGGATGCCTCACAA GCTGAGGTGTGCTCAGGGACGGTGGCTGAGGTCATCCAGTCTGTGGCAAACGGCGCAGATGGCTGCATCTTCTGCTTTGGCCAAGTTAAGCTCG GCAAGACCTACACCATGATTGGCAAAGACAGCTCCACGCAGACCCTTGGCGTCGTGCCCTGCGCCATCTCCTGGCTCTTTAAGCTCATCAGCGAGCGCCAGGAGAAGACGGGCGCTCGCTTCTCCGTCCGAGTGTCAGCGGTGGAAATCTTTGGCAAAGACGAGGAGCTGAAGGACTTGTTGTCTGAAGTGTCGACTGGGAACCTGCAGGAGGGCCAGTCTCCTGGCATCCACCTGAGGGAGGATCCTATTTGTGGCACTCAG CTTCAGAATCAGAGCGAACTACATGCACCAACAGCCGAGAAGGCAGCTTTCTTCCTGGACGCTGCCCTATCTGCCCGGAGCACTAGCCGGCCCGATGCGGACGAGGAGGAGCGCCGCAACTCCCACATGCTGTTCACGCTGCACATCTACCAGTACCGCATGGAGAAGACTGGAAAGGGAGGAA TGTCTGGCGGACGGAGCAGGTTGCACCTTATCGACCTGGGGAGCTGTGAAAAGGTCCTGAGCAAAAGCCGAGACGCAGGGGGCGGTGCTTGTCTTTCTCTGAATGCGTTGGGAAATGTCATCATGGCTTTGGTGAATGGAGCAAAACACGTACCTTACAG GGACAGCAAACTGACAATGTTGCTGAGAGAGTCCCTTGGCAACATAAACTGTCGAACCACCATGATCGCCCACATCTCAGATTCTCCCGTCTACTACGCAGACTCGCTCACCACGATCCAGCTGGCATCTCGTATACACCGCATGAGGAAAAAGAAAACAAAG TATGCGTCTAGTTCATCTGGAGGGGAAAGTTCCTGTGAAGAAGGGAGGATCCGTCGGCCACCTCATCTCAGGCCTTTCCACCCTCGGACCGTGGCCCTGGATCCTGATCTGCCTTCTATGCTCAGTGACCCAGACTATTCCTCCAGTAGTGAACAGTCATGTGATACTGTCATTTATGTGGGCCCTGGGGGGGCTGCCATCTCAGACAGGGAGCTCAGTGACAACGAAGGCCCACCTGCCTTTGTTCCCATCATCCCCTCCCTCAACAAGAAGAGGATGGCAAAAGACGGCCCCTTTAACAgagatcatttttttaaatgcaacacGTTTGCTGAGCTGcaggagagactggaatgtattGATGGCAGTGAAGAACCTGCAGCGTTTGTAGGTGAGGGCAAGCAAGGCCAAGCTAGCCCCAAGACGGAAAAATCTACGGATAGCGGAAACGTTGTGTCACCAAAGACTATTGCAAGTACCGCTTGCAACCAAGATGGTATCTCACCCAAACAGTCTGCTAAATCTGTTGCCGTACAGCCAATTTGCAGCCCTGGCACTAAATCTAAATTGGACATATCAACGAGGCAACATGCAGAACGGAAACCATCCGATTGTATTCCAAATATGTGCAGAACTAGTGCTGATGGTGAAAGGAATTCGCTTTCAGAAAACATGAGTGCTGACAAATTCCCAACAGCTGCAACAACTGATCCTGAGCCAGTTGTAAGGGAGAAGGTCTACTACAACAAGAACGCATCtagcaaagaaaatgtagaaAAGGAGAAGAAATCAAACACTCGAATGCCTCCAATAGGAATGAGCCACCAAGCCGTGAAAAGCAGGGATCCTTGCTCTTCCCCAATTCTCCGAGCTCCAGTGGAGGTTTGCCAAGTGCGCTCCACCTTGCAGGAAAGATGTTTTGATCGGGACATCCTTAGAGCTACTGTCACCCTGCAGCAGCCTGTGGAGCTTAATGGAGAAGACGAGCTTGTGTTTACGCTGGTAGAGGAGTTGTCTATAGGCAGTATTGTTGACAGGGACCGGCCATCCAGCATTATCAGCTTTAACAGTGATTGCTCTCTGCAGGCGCTTGCCTCAGGTTCCAGACCAGTTAGCATCATTAGCAGTATCAATGATGAATTTGATGCCTACACATCATCTGTCGGAAGATCGGAGGTGAACATTGCGTTGGTCACACCACCACTCGAAGGAGTAAATGTGGATAGTAGAGGTTCATCTATCAGCTCTTGGCTTAGTGAAGTTAGTGTGTGCACTCTGGAGAGTGAAGGGGCTCAGTCTTCTGATGTGTTCCTTCCACCAGGCAAGAGCATGGGTCCAGAAGCCACCATAAATGTTGATTCCCTTGACGTGTTCCATTGTGTATCATCTCCTAGAGATGCCAAGAATTCCTTGAACGACAGCGGATTTAGTTTTTCCGAACAAGACAGTGACAGTGTTGCCTCAAGCAAACTATCATTGACAAAGTGCCCCCCATCTCCAGATTCAACCAAAGGGTCCCTCAGATTTCCATCTAAAATAGCAAAAGCCCATTCACTCAGCTCCTCCTTTCCACAAAGTCCCTCTATAGTTCACTCCAGTCTTCCAAGAAAGGTGAAACCTACCTCATCTATCTCCAGTAGCAGCAGTAGCAGCAGCAACAGAGATCCACCAAGGCAAGAGGCTAAGCAAGAAAGTCTTTGGCACCGTGCAGACAACCACCCACAATTTCAGCTTTCTGACTCCAACAACACCAGCAGGTTTGTCAGAAATCCCTCCAGCGGTATCTCTTCAAGCAAAATATCCAGCAACTGTAACAGTGCACCTCGTCCATTGAAGGTGCATGGGTCTACCTCATCTCAAAGGGTGGTTGATGGATGTGAGAAGTCGACTAGTAAGAAATCTGATCCTCCAAGCAGGATGCCTCAGCTGAGAAGAGGTGCCACCACTCTAGGAACAGTGCCCGTTATCCATTCATCAATGGACTACAAGGGCACCCAAGATGTTGCAGAAGCTACAAGCCTTAAGTTCTCCTCTCTGGGGAAAAACAGCAAGGCTAACTCACAGAAATCAAGTAATCTACCCAGACCTGGTTACACATCCCCTCCTCTGCCACCAGTGAGAAAGTCTAGTCTTGACCAAAAGACCAAGATCCTTCTACCCCAAAGTGCCTTAAAGTCAGCATATGGGGAGACAGCAAAGAGCTTTGGAGCGAGGGTAGCTGTATCAGAAGATGAGATTGAGGTTCGTCACAGAGTGGACTCCACTAGTTTGAAAACCTCCAGCCTCAAAGGTGAACATAATGTCAGAGTTGCCTCCAGTATGAAGCCCAGAGGGACAAGAGGTGAGGCTGGACATCACTATGGTAGTCAAATGTCCTTGGAGAGGTGTGAAAGCCTCTCTCTGCCCAGCCCCAGACTAGGACTTAGTAGGGAAAACAGTGGAGCGAGTTTGGGGAACAGCAGTAGCAAAGTAGGCAAATCTATACCAAGATTTGGTATCCCTAATTCATCAAGTTCCCCTATCGCTACCTGCCCATCATCCCCAGGAGGAGGAACTATAAGCAAAATTGGTCAGGTCAAAACATCAGGAAATCCTCGAGTATTTGGAGCAATCAACAGCAACAAAGCACGCTCACTATCAGCCAACAGTTCCAAAGGCCTGAGCTCGTCTACTAAATCTTTGACTACTGCTGGGACTAGAAATATGAATGCCAACCTTCCTCCTTCAGGCAGAACTTCAGCTCCTCGGGCTGCTGCTGCAGTCAGTAACAAACCCGGAAGAGGGACTATAATGGGCACAAAACAGGCTATACGAGCTGCCAACAGCCGTGTGAGTGAACTGGCAACAGGCAGCATACCAGGCAAACACGTAAGAGGCTCTGGAGATTCGGACAGTGGCAACGACAGCGGCGTAAACGTGGGTGATGACAAAAGCCCTGTTGCCATGCTACCTTCTCCATACAGCAAAATAACAGCACCTCGGCGGCCCCAGCGTTACAGCAGTGGTCACGGCAGTGACAACAGTAGTGTGTTGAGCGGAGAGTTGCCTCCTGCTATGGGTCGCACTGCCCTCTTCTATCACAGTGGCGGCAGCAGCGGGTACGAGAGTATGATCCGTGACAGCGAAGCTACAGGGAGTGCATCCTCTGCCCATGACTCCATGAGCGAGAGTGGCGTGTCCTCTTCAGGCAGAAACAGGAGCTCCAAATACCCCAAAAAGCGAGCAACTG GCTTCCAGAGAAGACGTCTCATCCCGGCGCCCCTGCCAGACACTTCTTCCCTGGGGAAGAAAGCGGGCACAGCTGGGCAATGGGTAGACTTGCCCCCTATGTCGGGAACACTGAAAGAGCCTTTTGAAATCAAGGTCTACGAGATCGACGATGTGGAACGCCTTCAGAGACGACGTCAGGAACAAGCTATAGAG CAACCATTCCAGGATGTTGACAAG GGACTGCTGTATTTTAACAATAAGTTGAAGATGTTGGAGAGAAGGCAACAGCAAGTGAAGGAACTGAAATCCAAGCATGAGGTGTTGATGGAGGAGCTGGAGGACACCAAGGCTCGCCTAATGATGGATCCCAGCAAGTGGACAGGAGAAT